A single genomic interval of Aedes aegypti strain LVP_AGWG chromosome 1, AaegL5.0 Primary Assembly, whole genome shotgun sequence harbors:
- the LOC5572733 gene encoding exosome component 10 isoform X1 has product MNSRKSNTPAKGPSRPKSAQPTPETGGGSRSIPPIDASPIRTYTDGGQKLLLDGMKSVLALPSGNSRDLYDTHPSFVRIMDTQANKVLHMISDVLKLHEIKGNIVVRDREEKFELLQEFNDSMLERINSNLDEVAGIKKKHETVLVQSEIQLPAEPRQRLSGSWNNASKTPAASVAAVVKATLVTGTNIQRPQVNFKVPVDNSPLNPFVPKIKEKPNSMKPLAVLPEYDEAGNIVSYLHPYEFELDRFEPSKEALKEVEPEEPLKLESTPLDIIDKESQLPGLLKELKAAKELAIDLEHHSYRTYQGFTCLMQISTRSKDYIIDTLALREELHILNEVFTNPKVVKVLHGAISDIEWLQRDLSLYIVNMFDTGEAAKVLEFSRIGLQFLLKHYCNIDTDKAYQLADWRIRPIPHNFIEYARKDTHYLLYIYDRMRNELIAKGASFLPTVYNKSTYMCKQRYVKPVINEDAIMNIYRRSKHVFDQRQMYAFREILYWRDKLARQEDESPGYVLPQHMALDIASKLPREMQGIIACCTPVPSLVRQHLHTIHQIILKAREISLNKSVAAAIEHQKDTRHKMQSTFDLNNPLFCPHDSSQGVHLETNLPTLLNSTSKIGVCEKVLAGMLKEQPDAGVFEESKTRTLDEKGRLILDSNMSEDTKMANFIEAHYQAKQLDGNQSLNGSIYLSYQDRKFNTPYERHLETCRNRYQNEEPEEEEQDKRLKPVVKQETDKPVESTEVKSEPVMDSKLPLKAQKRQEEREAKRKLVQTESADKIRFSNFEPPKKKEKTDRRSKGEFPLQIKPTVEQNNDHEDAASDEDDEEDERNVSGQSSQNNSFANGGRKGKNKKKKFKKQGKAGQKEFKQSSNKPVPFDYGQVDYNRFQGGSRPLPQKGKGNKFFARKQGQGEDTTAGEGSTMKKTLHPNSRIAKGIKQSQKMFNFSSNNLQKKK; this is encoded by the exons ATGAATTCGCGGAAATCGAATACACCGGCGAAAGGCCCTAGTAGGCCTAAATCGGCGCAGCCTACGCCCGAAACCGGAGGAGGCTCTCGGTCCATTCCGCCCATCGATGCCAGTCCCATACGGACCTACACGGAT GGTGGCCAAAAACTGCTCCTCGACGGTATGAAATCTGTACTGGCTCTACCGTCGGGAAACTCCCGGGACCTGTATGATACGCATCCATCGTTCGTCCGGATCATGGACACCCAGGCCAACAAGGTCCTGCACATGATTTCGGACGTTCTGAAACTACACGAAATCAAGGGAAACATCGTCGTCCGTGATCGAGAGGAAAAGTTTGAGCTCCTACAGGAGTTCAACGATTCCATGCTCGAACGTATCAACTCCAACCTGGACGAAGTGGCCGGCATCAAGAAGAAACATGAAACGGTTCTGGTGCAGAGTGAAATACAGCTCCCGGCAGAACCTCGGCAGCGTCTCAGTGGCAGCTGGAACAACGCCAGTAAAACACCGGCAGCTTCTGTTGCTGCTGTGGTTAAAGCTACCCTCGTCACAGGAACGAATATACAAAGACCCCAAGTCAACTTCAAAGTTCCGGTAGATAACTCCCCGCTCAACCCGTTCGTTCCCAAAATCAAGGAGAAGCCAAATTCGATGAAACCGCTGGCAGTTCTGCCGGAGTATGACGAAGCCGGGAACATCGTCAGCTATCTGCATCCCTATGAGTTTGAGCTGGACAGATTTGAACCCTCGAAAGAAGCTCTGAAAGAGGTTGAACCCGAAGAACCGCTGAAGCTTGAGAGTACACCTTTGGATATAATAGACAAGGAAAGCCAACTGCCAGGTCTTTTAAAGGAATTGAAAGCAGCCAAGGAGCTCGCCATCGATTTGGAACACCACTCGTACCGGACGTATCAAGGCTTCACTTGTCTAATGCAGATTTCGACGAGAAGCAAAGATTACATTATCGATACGCTGGCCCTTCGCGAGGAGTTGCACATTCTGAACGAGGTATTCACCAATCCCAAAGTGGTCAAAGTACTTCATGGCGCGATAAGCGACATTGAGTGGCTCCAGCGGGACTTGTCTTTGTATATTGTGAATATGTTCGACACGGGCGAAGCTGCGAAG GTTCTGGAGTTCTCGAGAATCGGTTTACAGTTTCTATTAAAGCACTATTGCAACATTGATACCGATAAGGCGTACCAATTGGCGGATTGGCGAATCCGTCCAATACCGCACAATTTCATCGAGTACGCCCGCAAGGACACCCACTATCTTCTGTACATCTACGATCGCATGCGGAACGAGCTGATCGCAAAAGGCGCCAGCTTTCTGCCAACCGTGTACAACAAATCTACCTACATGTGCAAACAGCGTTACGTGAAGCCGGTCATTAACGAAGACGCCATCATGAATATCTACCGTCGGTCGAAGCATGTGTTCGATCAGCGCCAGATGTACGCCTTCCGGGAGATCCTCTACTGGAGAGACAAGCTAGCTCGCCAGGAGGATGAATCTCCCGGATACGTTCTACCTCAGCACATGGCACTGGACATCGCTTCCAAGTTGCCTCGCGAGATGCAAGGAATCATTGCTTGCTGTACGCCGGTTCCGTCGCTTGTGCGACAGCATCTTCACACCATCCATCAAATCATCCTCAAGGCCAGAGAGATATCGCTGAATAAATCGGTTGCGGCAGCAATCGAGCACCAGAAAGATACCCGCCACAAAATGCAGTCGACGTTCGATTTGAACAATCCGCTATTCTGTCCTCACGATTCAAGCCAAGGAGTGCACCTGGAGACCAATCTGCCTACCTTACTAAACTCGACCAGCAAGATTGGAGTTTGCGAGAAGGTATTGGCCGGTATGCTGAAGGAACAGCCGGATGCGGGCGTTTTCGAAGAATCCAAAACGAGAACCTTGGACGAGAAGGGTAGATTGATTCTGGACAGTAACATGTCGGAAGATACCAAGATGGCGAACTTCATTGAAGCCCATTATCAAGCTAAG caactaGACGGCAATCAGAGCTTGAATGGGTCCATATACCTTTCATACCAGGATCGTAAATTCAACACTCCCTATGAAAGACATCTGGAGACCTGCCGAAACCGGTATCAAAACGAGGAACCCGAAGAGGAAGAGCAGGATAAGCGATTAAAACCGGTTGTTAAGCAGGAAACAGATAAACCAGTTGAGTCCACAGAAGTTAAGTCCGAACCTGTTATGGACTCTAAACTACCATTGAAAGCCCAGAAAAGACAGGAAGAAAGGGAAGCCAAACGAAAGCTTGTGCAGACCGAATCGGCAGACAAAATCCGGTTCAGCAACTTTGAACCTCCGAAGAAGAAGGAAAAGACAGATCGTCGCTCTAAGGGAGAGTTCCCGCTGCAGATTAAACCAACGGTTGAGCAGAACAATGACCACGAAGATGCAGCGAGCGATGAAGACGATGAAGAAGACGAACGGAACGTGTCAGGACAGAGTAGTCAGAACAATAGCTTTGCCAATGGCGGAAGAAAGGGtaagaataaaaagaagaaattCAAGAAACAAGGCAAGGCCGGCCAAAAAGAATTCAAGCAAAGCTCGAACAAGCCCGTTCCGTTCGATTATGGCCAAGTAGATTACAATCGGTTCCAGGGAGGCTCTAGACCGTTGCCTCAGAAAGGAAAAGGAAATAAGTTCTTTGCGCGAAAACAGGGCCAAGGTGAGGACACTACTGCGGGTGAGGGCTCTACTATGAAGAAAACTCTGCACCCCAACAGCAGGATAGCGAAAGGTATAAAACAAAGTcagaaaatgtttaattttagcAGCAATAATTTACAGAAAAAGAAGTAA
- the LOC5572733 gene encoding exosome component 10 isoform X2: MNSRKSNTPAPETGGGSRSIPPIDASPIRTYTDGGQKLLLDGMKSVLALPSGNSRDLYDTHPSFVRIMDTQANKVLHMISDVLKLHEIKGNIVVRDREEKFELLQEFNDSMLERINSNLDEVAGIKKKHETVLVQSEIQLPAEPRQRLSGSWNNASKTPAASVAAVVKATLVTGTNIQRPQVNFKVPVDNSPLNPFVPKIKEKPNSMKPLAVLPEYDEAGNIVSYLHPYEFELDRFEPSKEALKEVEPEEPLKLESTPLDIIDKESQLPGLLKELKAAKELAIDLEHHSYRTYQGFTCLMQISTRSKDYIIDTLALREELHILNEVFTNPKVVKVLHGAISDIEWLQRDLSLYIVNMFDTGEAAKVLEFSRIGLQFLLKHYCNIDTDKAYQLADWRIRPIPHNFIEYARKDTHYLLYIYDRMRNELIAKGASFLPTVYNKSTYMCKQRYVKPVINEDAIMNIYRRSKHVFDQRQMYAFREILYWRDKLARQEDESPGYVLPQHMALDIASKLPREMQGIIACCTPVPSLVRQHLHTIHQIILKAREISLNKSVAAAIEHQKDTRHKMQSTFDLNNPLFCPHDSSQGVHLETNLPTLLNSTSKIGVCEKVLAGMLKEQPDAGVFEESKTRTLDEKGRLILDSNMSEDTKMANFIEAHYQAKQLDGNQSLNGSIYLSYQDRKFNTPYERHLETCRNRYQNEEPEEEEQDKRLKPVVKQETDKPVESTEVKSEPVMDSKLPLKAQKRQEEREAKRKLVQTESADKIRFSNFEPPKKKEKTDRRSKGEFPLQIKPTVEQNNDHEDAASDEDDEEDERNVSGQSSQNNSFANGGRKGKNKKKKFKKQGKAGQKEFKQSSNKPVPFDYGQVDYNRFQGGSRPLPQKGKGNKFFARKQGQGEDTTAGEGSTMKKTLHPNSRIAKGIKQSQKMFNFSSNNLQKKK; the protein is encoded by the exons ATGAATTCGCGGAAATCGAATACACCGG CGCCCGAAACCGGAGGAGGCTCTCGGTCCATTCCGCCCATCGATGCCAGTCCCATACGGACCTACACGGAT GGTGGCCAAAAACTGCTCCTCGACGGTATGAAATCTGTACTGGCTCTACCGTCGGGAAACTCCCGGGACCTGTATGATACGCATCCATCGTTCGTCCGGATCATGGACACCCAGGCCAACAAGGTCCTGCACATGATTTCGGACGTTCTGAAACTACACGAAATCAAGGGAAACATCGTCGTCCGTGATCGAGAGGAAAAGTTTGAGCTCCTACAGGAGTTCAACGATTCCATGCTCGAACGTATCAACTCCAACCTGGACGAAGTGGCCGGCATCAAGAAGAAACATGAAACGGTTCTGGTGCAGAGTGAAATACAGCTCCCGGCAGAACCTCGGCAGCGTCTCAGTGGCAGCTGGAACAACGCCAGTAAAACACCGGCAGCTTCTGTTGCTGCTGTGGTTAAAGCTACCCTCGTCACAGGAACGAATATACAAAGACCCCAAGTCAACTTCAAAGTTCCGGTAGATAACTCCCCGCTCAACCCGTTCGTTCCCAAAATCAAGGAGAAGCCAAATTCGATGAAACCGCTGGCAGTTCTGCCGGAGTATGACGAAGCCGGGAACATCGTCAGCTATCTGCATCCCTATGAGTTTGAGCTGGACAGATTTGAACCCTCGAAAGAAGCTCTGAAAGAGGTTGAACCCGAAGAACCGCTGAAGCTTGAGAGTACACCTTTGGATATAATAGACAAGGAAAGCCAACTGCCAGGTCTTTTAAAGGAATTGAAAGCAGCCAAGGAGCTCGCCATCGATTTGGAACACCACTCGTACCGGACGTATCAAGGCTTCACTTGTCTAATGCAGATTTCGACGAGAAGCAAAGATTACATTATCGATACGCTGGCCCTTCGCGAGGAGTTGCACATTCTGAACGAGGTATTCACCAATCCCAAAGTGGTCAAAGTACTTCATGGCGCGATAAGCGACATTGAGTGGCTCCAGCGGGACTTGTCTTTGTATATTGTGAATATGTTCGACACGGGCGAAGCTGCGAAG GTTCTGGAGTTCTCGAGAATCGGTTTACAGTTTCTATTAAAGCACTATTGCAACATTGATACCGATAAGGCGTACCAATTGGCGGATTGGCGAATCCGTCCAATACCGCACAATTTCATCGAGTACGCCCGCAAGGACACCCACTATCTTCTGTACATCTACGATCGCATGCGGAACGAGCTGATCGCAAAAGGCGCCAGCTTTCTGCCAACCGTGTACAACAAATCTACCTACATGTGCAAACAGCGTTACGTGAAGCCGGTCATTAACGAAGACGCCATCATGAATATCTACCGTCGGTCGAAGCATGTGTTCGATCAGCGCCAGATGTACGCCTTCCGGGAGATCCTCTACTGGAGAGACAAGCTAGCTCGCCAGGAGGATGAATCTCCCGGATACGTTCTACCTCAGCACATGGCACTGGACATCGCTTCCAAGTTGCCTCGCGAGATGCAAGGAATCATTGCTTGCTGTACGCCGGTTCCGTCGCTTGTGCGACAGCATCTTCACACCATCCATCAAATCATCCTCAAGGCCAGAGAGATATCGCTGAATAAATCGGTTGCGGCAGCAATCGAGCACCAGAAAGATACCCGCCACAAAATGCAGTCGACGTTCGATTTGAACAATCCGCTATTCTGTCCTCACGATTCAAGCCAAGGAGTGCACCTGGAGACCAATCTGCCTACCTTACTAAACTCGACCAGCAAGATTGGAGTTTGCGAGAAGGTATTGGCCGGTATGCTGAAGGAACAGCCGGATGCGGGCGTTTTCGAAGAATCCAAAACGAGAACCTTGGACGAGAAGGGTAGATTGATTCTGGACAGTAACATGTCGGAAGATACCAAGATGGCGAACTTCATTGAAGCCCATTATCAAGCTAAG caactaGACGGCAATCAGAGCTTGAATGGGTCCATATACCTTTCATACCAGGATCGTAAATTCAACACTCCCTATGAAAGACATCTGGAGACCTGCCGAAACCGGTATCAAAACGAGGAACCCGAAGAGGAAGAGCAGGATAAGCGATTAAAACCGGTTGTTAAGCAGGAAACAGATAAACCAGTTGAGTCCACAGAAGTTAAGTCCGAACCTGTTATGGACTCTAAACTACCATTGAAAGCCCAGAAAAGACAGGAAGAAAGGGAAGCCAAACGAAAGCTTGTGCAGACCGAATCGGCAGACAAAATCCGGTTCAGCAACTTTGAACCTCCGAAGAAGAAGGAAAAGACAGATCGTCGCTCTAAGGGAGAGTTCCCGCTGCAGATTAAACCAACGGTTGAGCAGAACAATGACCACGAAGATGCAGCGAGCGATGAAGACGATGAAGAAGACGAACGGAACGTGTCAGGACAGAGTAGTCAGAACAATAGCTTTGCCAATGGCGGAAGAAAGGGtaagaataaaaagaagaaattCAAGAAACAAGGCAAGGCCGGCCAAAAAGAATTCAAGCAAAGCTCGAACAAGCCCGTTCCGTTCGATTATGGCCAAGTAGATTACAATCGGTTCCAGGGAGGCTCTAGACCGTTGCCTCAGAAAGGAAAAGGAAATAAGTTCTTTGCGCGAAAACAGGGCCAAGGTGAGGACACTACTGCGGGTGAGGGCTCTACTATGAAGAAAACTCTGCACCCCAACAGCAGGATAGCGAAAGGTATAAAACAAAGTcagaaaatgtttaattttagcAGCAATAATTTACAGAAAAAGAAGTAA
- the LOC5572732 gene encoding thioredoxin domain-containing protein, producing the protein MRPLIYVGLIVVASVFATAETGAGIKTVTDDDLVKLFHSHSNFVVLFSKKNCETCDKLEVVLGNLKQEIKDNLEAEIVKATGSQMARLYSPTKEPAVVFFRHGVPLLYDGPANEDALIGKLVQNKDPNVKELSDENFEHLTQASSGATTGDWFIMFYTSNCVDCQRLTAVWEAVAGDLKTRMNVARIEKDGKGRATADRFLIKEVPSFIFLRQGKFYRYEIKKYDVKSFVTFAQDWYKNASPEKVPVPQSPFDQVVEQAVHHLKNLPEYVNQLKTAQPTIFYVICGLIVFVIVGFSAAIVLAVLTRCKAAAKSKKTRAKKAK; encoded by the exons ATGAGGCCGTTAATTTATGTGGGTTTGATTGTAGTGGCGTCGGTGTTTGCCACTGCTGAAACCGGAGCCGGCATCAAAACCGTCACCGATGATGATCTCGTCAAATTGTTTCACAGCCATTCCAATTTTGTGGTGTTGTTTT ccAAAAAGAACTGCGAAACATGCGACAAGTTAGAAGTTGTTCTTGGAAATCTCAAACAAGAAATCAAAGATAACCTTGAAGCGGAAATTGTGAAAGCAACTGGAAGTCAAATGGCCCGCTTGTACAGCCCAACGAAGGAACCTGCTGTGGTATTCTTTAGGCATGGTGTGCCCCTGCTGTATGATGGTCCAGCCAATGAAGATGCGTTGATCGGGAAACTTGTGCAGAACAAGGATCCAAATGTTAAGGAACTATccgatgaaaattttgaacacCTTACCCAGGCTTCCAGTGGCGCCACAACGGGAGATTGGTTCATCATGTT TTACACATCTAATTGCGTTGACTGTCAAAGATTAACTGCTGTTTGGGAAGCCGTGGCCGGAGATCTCAAAACGCGCATGAATGTCGCCAGAATCGAAAAAGATGGAAAAGGAAGGGCAACAGCCGATCGGTTTCTCATTAAAGAAGTGCCTTCTTTTATCTT CTTACGGCAGGGTAAGTTCTACCGTTATGAGATCAAAAAATACGACGTCAAATCATTCGTGACGTTTGCACAAGACTGGTACAAAAACGCTTCGCCGGAGAAAGTTCCTGTTCCGCAATCACCATT CGACCAAGTGGTGGAACAGGCGGTACACCATTTGAAAAATCTACCAGAATACGTCAACCAGCTCAAGACTGCACAACCCACAATATTCTACGTGATATGTGGATTGATCGTGTTTGTGATTGTGGGATTCAGTGCTGCCATCGTATTGGCAGTTCTCACCCGTTGCAAGGCAGCCGCTAAGAGCAAGAAAACTCGTGCTAAGAAAGCAAAATAA